TCGTCCTGCTGGCCCGCGCCGTCGCCGCGCTGGACGGCCGGGACTACGTGCTGCCCGAGGACGTCAAGCGGGTCGCCGTCCCGGTGCTCGCGCACCGCCTGACCCTGACGCCGACGGCCTGGGCCTCGAACGCCCAGCCGCAGACCATCGTCCGCGCCATCCTCGACCGCGTCCCCGGCCCTGCTGCGGTCGCCTCCGCGACGCGATGACCTCGCTCGCCACGACGACACGCCTGACGAGCTGGCAGCAGACGACGAGCCTCGCAGCGGGCGTCGTGCTCGGCCTGGCCCTCCTCGTCACAGGTCTCCTCACGGGCCACGCCGACGTCGCCGTCCTGGGTGCGCCGGCGCTGCTCAGCGCGGCGTGGGGATGGAGCGTCCGTCCCAGGAACGAGGGCGTGGTCGTCACGTTCGAGGCGGCGGACACCACGGGCCTGCGTCCTGGCGAGCTCCGGTCCCGGCTCCGCCTCGACGTGCCCGACGACGCCACACCGGTCCGCCTGCGCGTCACCAGCCCGGGGAACGAGGACGCGGACGTCACGGTGCTGGTCGACCGGACCCGGACGCTCGACCTCACGACGCACTCGGCGCGGACCGGCCCGCACCGCATGTTCCGGGTCGACCACGTCGCGTCAGGAACCGAGGGGGTCGTCGAGTCGGTCCCGGACGCGGCCCAGTCCCCCGGGATGCTCGTCCTGCCGACCGCGCAGCCCCTCGGTCTCCTCCCGCTGCCCCGCCAGCTCGCCGGGCTCACGGGTCCGCACACGACCAGGCGCCTCGGCGACGGCACCGAGCTCCGAGACGTCCACCCCTTCGCCCCGGGCGACCGTCTGCGTCGCATCGACTGGCGCGCGACCGCACGCCGGTCCCCCGGGCTCGAGACGCTGTACGTCCGGCGCACCCAGGCCACGGCCGAGGCGACGATCGTCCTCGTCCTGGACTCGCGGGACGAGGTGGGGCCCGACGTCACGACGTGGCGGGGGCGCGGTCCGCTGCCGATGGACCGGGCGACGTCCCTGGACATCGCCCGCCATGCCGCGGCGTCGGTCGCCCAGACCGCGCTGGACGGAGGGGACAGGGTCGGGTTCGAGGATCTCGGGTGGATCCGTCGCCCTCTCCCGCCGGCAGCGGGCAAGCGCCAGCTCCAGCGGATCGTCCACGCTCTCGCCCTCGCCCACCCCATCGGTGAGCCGCGTCGACGCATGCGTCCGCCGCAGATCCCGGCGGCGGCCCTGGTCTACATGTTCTCGACCTTCCTCGACGACGAGAGCGCCATGATCGCCCAGACGTGGCGGGCGACCGGACACCCCGTGGTCGCGGTCGACATCCTCCCGACCGTCGACGTCCCCCAGGACGAGCCGGGCGTCGTGCTCGCGTGGCGCATCACGCGTCTGGAGCGCGAGCAGCGCCTCGAGGCCATCCGACGCGAGGGCGTCCTCGTGGTGCCCTGGACCGCCTCGGTGAACGGCAAGGGCGGGGCCCGGGCCGCGCTCGAGCTCGCAGCCCGTCGTCAACGTCACAGCCAGCGAGGGACGACCCGATGAGCGCGCTCCCCACCGTCCCGCCGCACGACCAGGCAGGCCCGCCGTCGACCGAGGTGAGCACGGGTCCCACGGTCGCGGGCAGCGTCCTGCAGGCGATCCTGGTCGGTGCGACGTTCCTGTTCGGCGTCCTCGCCGGGTACCAGCTCTTCCCGCTGCTCGGGAGCGTGGCCGTCGGGGTGGCCTTCGCGGCCCTCGTGGGCGCACGGCCGCACACCCCGGTGCCGCAGCTGGTGCTCTTCGTCGGAGCCTTGGCGCTGCTCGCGGGCGACACGTCGTTCGACCCGGTCGTCTTCCTGCTCCTCCCGCTCGCCCAGGTGGTGCTGCGTGCGGCGTGGTGGGCCGCGCGGGTCCCCAGGAAGGGCGGGGTCGAGCGTGCTGTCCTGCGTGCGGAGCTGCGTCGAGCCGGGCTCGTCCAGCTCGCGTGCCAAGGGCTCGCGCTCGTCGCGTTAGCGGCCTCGACGCTCGACCGCAGCGGACTCTTCGTCGTCGTGGCCGCTGTCGCGCTGATCGGGATCGTCGTCCTCGCCACCCCCCGGACCTGGTGGCGCTGACGCGACCTCGCGACCCGGCTCGAGGCCCCCTGCTCCCCCGCTGGAGCAGGGGGCCTCGTCGTCCGGTCGAACGGTGGGGCTCGACCCCGGCTTGTCCGGGCTGCTCGGTGAGTCGATCTCCTGGGTGATGTGTGTGGTCGGTACGCTTGGCACACTATTTTAGCCGGAGAAGAGAATGGCACGCAGCATCCGAGCGACTGACCTACCGTGGCCGGATGACCGACACCCCCGCCCGCCCCGTCCTGCAGCTGCGCCTGGTCGTCGAGGCGCAGGACTACGACCAGGCGCTCGCCTTCTACCGCGACGCCCTGGGCCTCCCCCAGCTCGAGGCGTACACCGGGGACGGGGACGCACGGGTCGCGATCCTCGACGCGGGACGCGCCACGCTCGAGATCGCCAACCCCGCCCAGAAGCGCTTGATCGACGACGTCGAGGTCGGCAAGCAGGTCGCTCCCCGGTTGCGCGTCGCGTTCGAGGTGACCGACGCGGCCGGCGTCACGGCCGACCTGGTCGACGCGGGGGCGTCGCTCGTGGCACCGCCCGTCCGCACCCCGTGGGACTCGCTGAACGCACGTCTCGACGCCCCCGCCGGCCTCCAGATCACGGTGTTCCAGGAGCTCGGCGGGGCGGCCACCCCCTCCCCCGCGGACGGTTCACGCGAGGGGTGACCCTCACGGCCGGGCCGGGCCGGACCGCTCGGCCGACCCGCTACTCCTGCGCGGCAGGCTCGGCCGGACCGTCGGCGGCCTCCGCGTGCCATGCGCGACGGACCTGCTCGAAGCGCGTCGGCAGGGGCGGGCGCACCCCGCCGTACCGCGCGTTGGTGCGCTGCACGAAGCGACGCCAGGACAGCACCAGGCCCTGCTTGGTGATGGGCAGCCCGCTCGCGACGGTGATGCCGTTGTCGTGCGTGTGGTGGACCGTCAGGAGCAGCGCACGCGGCACGGAGCCCTCGAGCTCGGAGCACAGCTCCTCACGGACGTCCATCCAGCGACGCAGGACCATGACCACGCCCGGCTCGAGGCGGTGCTCGCGCACGATGCGGTGCTTGCCGTGCTGCACGACGACGCTCCCCTCCCCCGCCTGAGCGCCCGTCGGCCCCAGGTCGAGAGAGTCGACCGTGCAGCGCAACAGGTCGGAGTACCGGGCACCCGTGGCCCGGGTCAGGCCGACGATGACGGCCAGGCGCACCATCTCCGGCTTGGTCGACGCGTACATCGCTCCGACCGACAGCTCGCGCCAGACCCACTCGGCCTCGTCGCGCGTGACCGGCGGACGCGGGTAGCGGGGGGCGAGTGCCTGCGGGGCCTCGACGCCCGAGGCCCCCTCGTCCGTCGAGGCTGTCCCGGGTGAGTCGGGGGTGTCGGTGACCATGGCAGGAGCCTATCTGCTTGGCACACTATTTCACTCCTGTCGTCGCAGCGTGTCGTCGCGGTCGACCGAGGGACGCCCGGCCCACGCCGTGCCGCCCCTCCCGTCCTCGACCCGCCCCTCCTGAGGGCGGGACGGGCGGGTTGGCTAGGCTGGCGCCGATGCCCTCCCTCCTGCAGTCCCCCGAGAACGCGCCGCTCCCGTCGACGATCGCCGCCCCGGTCGAGCACGAGCTCGTGATCAAGAAGTCCCGCTTCCTCACGCTCCTGCACCCCGTCGCGTCGGTCGCCGAGGCGGAGTCCGTGATCGCGAGCGTCCGCAAGGAGCACTGGGAAGCCCGGCACCACTGCACCGCGCTCGTCGTCGGGACGCACGCCGACCAGCAACGGTCGAGCGACGACGGCGAGCCCTCGGGCACGGCCGGCATCCCGATGCTCGAGGTCCTGCGGCACCGGCACGTGACCGACCTCGTCGCGGTCGTCACGCGCTACTTCGGCGGGGTGCTGCTCGGGGCGGGCGGGCTCGTCCGTGCCTACTCGAACGCCGTGAGCGAGACGCTCGACCTCGCCCCCGTGCTGCGGCGCGAGGTCATGGTCGAAGTCACGGTCGACGTCCCGCACGCCGAGGCGGGCCGGATCGGCAACGTGCTCCACGAGTGGTGCCAGGCCCGCGGCGCGGTGCTCGAGGGCGCCGTCTACGCGGCCGAGGCGACGTTCCGGCTCCTGGTCCCGCCCGCGCTCCTCGCGCCGCTCACGGCGGACCTCGCGTCGGCGTCGAGCGGGGCGGTCTCGCCCGTGGTCGGCGACGGACGGGTCGTCGACGTGCCCGCCTGAGCACCCCGGAGGCGCACGGCACGGTGCGCTCCCGGCCTCGCGACGCCGTCGGGCACCCAGGGGCCGCCAGAGCGCGTCCCGCGCCGCTCACGGGCCGCCAGCGGCCTCGTGGGGTCCGTCCCCGCCGGCCGGACGACGCCGCTCTCGACCGTCAGGCCGACCCGACGATCCCCTCGGGTCCCACGCGCGCCCCGTCCGGGACCGTCCGGGGCTCGCCGGCGTCCGCCAGGGCCGCGTCCCCTGCGGCGACGACACCCCGACCGAACGTCCAGTCACCGCGCACCGTGAGGCTCCGCGCCCCCCGCAACGACGGCGCCCCCTGCCCGAAACGCGGGTCGAAGTCACCGACGAGCTTGTAGTGCGCGCCGTCGAGGTCGATCAGCGGCGCCTCGACCTGGGCCGCGAGCGTGAAGTCGTCACCGAGCTCGTACACGTCCGAGCGCAGCAGCAACAGGTCGCTCGTGGCCTTGACCGGCAGGAAACGGCTGCGGTCCACCTCGATCACGGTCGAGCCCTCGAAGACCTCGATCGCAGCACCCATCGCCGACTCGATCTGGATCACGGGCGTCGAGGACGCGTCGGTCGGGTCCACCGTCTTGGGGTTGCGGATGAGCGGCAACCCGAGGACTCCCCCGGTCCGGTCGAGCTCGGCGGCCAGCGCGCGCAGATCGAGCCACAGGTTGTTCGTGTTGAAGTACCGGTGCCGCTCGATGTCTCCCGCGGCGACGAGGTCCTCCGCGGGCGTCTGCGCGGTCTCGCGCAGCACGAGGCGGCCGTCGGAGCGTCGCACCACGAGATGGCCGCCCTTGCGGTCCGCGGGCGTCCTGCGCGCCACCTCGGCCGCGAACGGCGCACCCGACGCCGCGAACCAGCCTGCCATGGCCGCGTCCGGTGCCGCGCCGAGGTTGTCCGAGTTCGACACGCTCGCGTACAAGCCCGCGTCCAGGAGCTGCTGGAGCGCCCCCGACGTGACGAGGGCCGTGTACAGGTCCCCGTGCCCGGGCGGGCACCACTCGAGGTCCGGGTCCGCGGGCCACTCGACGGGCTCGAGGTCGTCGGCACGCAGCTTGGGCTCGCGGTTCTGCAGGAAGTCGAGCGGCAGGCCGTCGACCGCGAGGTCCGGGTAGGCCGCGAGCGCCGCGAGCGTGTCGTCGCGGGTGCGGAAGCTGTTCATGAAGAGCAGCGGGAGGGGAGCGCCGGTGGCGGCGCGGGCGGCGCGGACCTGTCCGGCGATGATGTCGAGGAAGGTGAGGGGGCCGTGGTGGGTGTCGCGGACGGTGAGGAGGGACTTGGCGCGGTCCATGCCCATGGATGTGCCGAGGCCGCCGTTGAGCTTGACGAGTGCGGTGCGGGCGAGGGCGGCTGCCGCGTCGTGGGGGGCGATGTCGAGGTCGCGGCGGTGGGTGACGTCGGTGAGGGGTTCGACGTC
This region of Oerskovia jenensis genomic DNA includes:
- a CDS encoding DUF58 domain-containing protein yields the protein MTSLATTTRLTSWQQTTSLAAGVVLGLALLVTGLLTGHADVAVLGAPALLSAAWGWSVRPRNEGVVVTFEAADTTGLRPGELRSRLRLDVPDDATPVRLRVTSPGNEDADVTVLVDRTRTLDLTTHSARTGPHRMFRVDHVASGTEGVVESVPDAAQSPGMLVLPTAQPLGLLPLPRQLAGLTGPHTTRRLGDGTELRDVHPFAPGDRLRRIDWRATARRSPGLETLYVRRTQATAEATIVLVLDSRDEVGPDVTTWRGRGPLPMDRATSLDIARHAAASVAQTALDGGDRVGFEDLGWIRRPLPPAAGKRQLQRIVHALALAHPIGEPRRRMRPPQIPAAALVYMFSTFLDDESAMIAQTWRATGHPVVAVDILPTVDVPQDEPGVVLAWRITRLEREQRLEAIRREGVLVVPWTASVNGKGGARAALELAARRQRHSQRGTTR
- a CDS encoding site-specific integrase; the encoded protein is MVTDTPDSPGTASTDEGASGVEAPQALAPRYPRPPVTRDEAEWVWRELSVGAMYASTKPEMVRLAVIVGLTRATGARYSDLLRCTVDSLDLGPTGAQAGEGSVVVQHGKHRIVREHRLEPGVVMVLRRWMDVREELCSELEGSVPRALLLTVHHTHDNGITVASGLPITKQGLVLSWRRFVQRTNARYGGVRPPLPTRFEQVRRAWHAEAADGPAEPAAQE
- a CDS encoding VOC family protein; the encoded protein is MTDTPARPVLQLRLVVEAQDYDQALAFYRDALGLPQLEAYTGDGDARVAILDAGRATLEIANPAQKRLIDDVEVGKQVAPRLRVAFEVTDAAGVTADLVDAGASLVAPPVRTPWDSLNARLDAPAGLQITVFQELGGAATPSPADGSREG
- a CDS encoding UTP--glucose-1-phosphate uridylyltransferase; the protein is MSSQGLTHSQRKMADAGVHPTAIDVFSRFYELLDGGATGTVPEADVEPLTDVTHRRDLDIAPHDAAAALARTALVKLNGGLGTSMGMDRAKSLLTVRDTHHGPLTFLDIIAGQVRAARAATGAPLPLLFMNSFRTRDDTLAALAAYPDLAVDGLPLDFLQNREPKLRADDLEPVEWPADPDLEWCPPGHGDLYTALVTSGALQQLLDAGLYASVSNSDNLGAAPDAAMAGWFAASGAPFAAEVARRTPADRKGGHLVVRRSDGRLVLRETAQTPAEDLVAAGDIERHRYFNTNNLWLDLRALAAELDRTGGVLGLPLIRNPKTVDPTDASSTPVIQIESAMGAAIEVFEGSTVIEVDRSRFLPVKATSDLLLLRSDVYELGDDFTLAAQVEAPLIDLDGAHYKLVGDFDPRFGQGAPSLRGARSLTVRGDWTFGRGVVAAGDAALADAGEPRTVPDGARVGPEGIVGSA
- a CDS encoding YigZ family protein, with translation MPSLLQSPENAPLPSTIAAPVEHELVIKKSRFLTLLHPVASVAEAESVIASVRKEHWEARHHCTALVVGTHADQQRSSDDGEPSGTAGIPMLEVLRHRHVTDLVAVVTRYFGGVLLGAGGLVRAYSNAVSETLDLAPVLRREVMVEVTVDVPHAEAGRIGNVLHEWCQARGAVLEGAVYAAEATFRLLVPPALLAPLTADLASASSGAVSPVVGDGRVVDVPA